Part of the Bacillus andreraoultii genome is shown below.
CATTGGAGATTGGTGGGAAAATGTTGAGTTCTGAACAATTAGCAGCGAAAATTGACGAACTAGGTACGTATGGAAAAAGCAAAATTGCCTTCGTAATTGGTGGCTCACTTGGAATGAGTAAAGAAGTCCAAAATCGTAGCAACCTAGCCCTCTCCTTCTCAAAAATGACCTTTCCCCATCAATTAATGAGGTTAATTTTATTGGAGCAAGTATACCGGGCGTATCGGATAATTAGGGGAGAACCGTACCACAAATAGAGGCAAAAATTGTTGTAGATAAGGTGGTAATTCTTTATCGGAAGCGGGTATTGAAAAAGTGTGTTCATTATCTGTTTCACGATACAACAAATGGATAAGTATAAAGGATTTGGATATATTCATTTCTGTAAAATCAAATTCAAGTTCTATGTTTTTAATTGTTCTGGATCTATCTTTTTGTTTGATTGTAATATTCTCAATTAATAACTGTAGTAATTGCTTTTGGTTTTCTCTAGATGAGTTATTATAAACCGATAGAAACTTTTTTAGTAATTTTTCAATCAAATCTGGTTGAATTACCTTCGAATCTATAGAACTTAATTGGATGGCAATCTCATTTTTCTCTGATTCTAATTCTCTTTTTTCATTGGAAACCTTTTTTAAACTTTCTTGCAGTATATCCACAGGAAGAGTGTTTTTCTCAAAGGCTTCCATATACCTTGCCTGTAATTGTTCAATTTCCTTTAACCGCTTTTCAATCTCTACTAGTTCTTTATTAAGTTGGCTTATCGAATGAGCGGAATTAGAACTAATGTCTGTGAGAATCTTATATAATCTCTTCTTATTAGAACTAAGTTGTTCAATTTTCATGATAACCGTTTCCTCTGCTTCATATGCCTTTATGGAATTAGCTTTACAAGCAGCAGATCCTTTGTTATGAAAATCGCTACAGACGTAATAACGATGTTTTCGTTTCGTTCCATCTTTTCGTGTATGTGTTGTAATTGATGGAACCATTCCTTGACCACAATCAGGACAGCGTAAAAGGCCACTAAGTAAAAATGGTTCGTTTGATTGACGCTGCTTAAATGATTTACTTTTTCTCCTTGCTTGTACAACGCCCCATAGTTCGTCTGAAATAATTGGCTCATGTTTTCCTTCTAC
Proteins encoded:
- the rlmH gene encoding 23S rRNA (pseudouridine(1915)-N(3))-methyltransferase RlmH, with translation MKITIVTVGKLKEKYLKQGIEEYLKRLSAYAKVEVIEVADEKAPENLSEAEMEEVKKKEGERILAHISQDTYVITLEIGGKMLSSEQLAAKIDELGTYGKSKIAFVIGGSLGMSKEVQNRSNLALSFSKMTFPHQLMRLILLEQVYRAYRIIRGEPYHK
- a CDS encoding recombinase family protein → MVTEIQKVAIYARVSTEEQAKEGFSIAAQLQTLRQYAQIYNWEVVDEYVDEGISGKSVKGRPEMKRLIRDVEDERFDAVLVWKISRLSRNMLETLMLLDKFEKYNVKFISYSENFDTSSPIGRLVLQIMASIAEMERNTLAENVKLGMKQRALEGRWNGGVVFGYDTVKKELVINKKEAEVVQLIYHMYADGKGLRAISNYLNKAGYKTKRNRYFSINGVAQILDNVIYNGKISWLKFENWESKRRKGKNPNPILVEGKHEPIISDELWGVVQARRKSKSFKQRQSNEPFLLSGLLRCPDCGQGMVPSITTHTRKDGTKRKHRYYVCSDFHNKGSAACKANSIKAYEAEETVIMKIEQLSSNKKRLYKILTDISSNSAHSISQLNKELVEIEKRLKEIEQLQARYMEAFEKNTLPVDILQESLKKVSNEKRELESEKNEIAIQLSSIDSKVIQPDLIEKLLKKFLSVYNNSSRENQKQLLQLLIENITIKQKDRSRTIKNIELEFDFTEMNISKSFILIHLLYRETDNEHTFSIPASDKELPPYLQQFLPLFVVRFSPNYPIRPVYLLQ